A window of Synechococcus sp. WH 8109 genomic DNA:
CTGGGATGCATCCATCTGGGGTTGGAACAGTTCCGCTCCGTCCCTCCGTGCGGTCGCGAGCTGCTCCAGGTCGCTGATCACCCCAGCCTGGAGGCCTGCGAACAGTGCCACTCCCCGGGCGGTGCTCTCGAGGCTTGCGGGTCGCCGCACCGTCAGACCGGTGCAATCTGCCTGCGCCTGCAGCAGAGGATCGGAGGCCGCGGCGCCACCATCCACCGCCAGTTCACCCAAGCCGGTCCCGAGGGCCTGTTCGGCCAGCTCCACCAATGTCGCTACTGACAGGGCGATCCCCTCAAGTGCAGCGCGGGCGATGTGACCGCGTCCGCTGTCACGGGTGAGGCCCACCAGAACACCGCGTGCCTGGGGATCCCAGTGCGGTGTTCCCCAGCCGGTGAAAGCGGGCACGAGCATCACCCCTCCTGAATCCGGTACCGAACGCGCCAGTTCGTTCACCTGGGGCGCTTGATCAATGATCTGCAGCCCATCCCGGAGCCACTGGATAACAGTGCCGGCGTTGAACAGACTTCCCTCAAGGCAGAAGCTGGGTGTTCCAGCGGCATCTGTCCAGCCGAGGGTGCTGAGCAGCCCCGCATCTGAGCGGCGGATGATGTTGCCGGTGTTGATCACCAGAAAAGCCCCCGTGCCGTAAGTGCACTTCCCTTCTCCGGGCTGCAGACAGAGCTGGCCCAGGGTGGCGGCCTGTTGGTCGCCGAGCATGGCCTGGATCGGCAAACCTGCAAAGGGAAGGTCCGCAGCCATGCGCCCGAATTCTCCGCGGCATGGCAGCAGTTCGGGCAGAGCGCTGGCGGGGAGCCCTGTGGGCTCTCGGAAGTCATCCACCCAGTGCTGCTGCTCCAGGTCCATCAGCAGCGTTCGGCTGGCATTGCTCATATCACTGCCGTGGCGCTGGCCGCCGGTGAGTTGCCAGAGCAGCCAGCTTTCCACCGTGCCGAAACAGAGGTCATCGCTGGCCGCGGCAGCCTGGGCGTCGTCGTAGTGGTCGAGCATCCAGCGGATCTTGCTGGCACTGAAGTAGGGGTCAAGCAGCAAGCCCGTGCGCCGGCACCACTCCTGCTCCAGTCCCTGCTGCTTCCAGGCCTCGCAGATGGCGGCGGTGCGGCCGTCCTGCCAAACAAGGGCCGGTCCGCAGGGGAGGCCACTGCTGCGGCGCCAGAGCACGGTGGTTTCCCGTTGGTTGGTGATGCCGCAGCTCACCACTGCCTTGCGCTGCCCTTCACTGAGCTTCGAATCGAGCTGCACCAGGGCCTGGCGTTGGCTGGTCCAGATCGCCATCGGGTCCTGTTCCACCCATCCATCGGCGGGGTAGGAAATCGGCAGCGGTGCACTGGCGCTGACCACCAGATCCCCTGAGCTGCTGAACAGCGCGGCTCTGGAGCTGCTGGTGCCCTGATCGAGGGCCAGAAGGAGAGGCTGTTCAGCCATGGCCAATGTCTTTCTCTCCTGCTAGCCAGGAGATGGCTGACTGCAAAGGTTTTGGCAGCGACCACACCGTTTCGCGATCCCCCCGTCTGGGTGGCGGATGCGGTGATCTATCAAATTTTTCCCGACCGTTTTCGCCGCAGTGGCCGCGTCGCTGCGCAGCGTCATCTCGCTCTGAAGCCGTGGGGAGCGGATCCTCGCGAGGAGGGATTTCAGGGCGGGGATCTCTACGGCGTCATCGATGCTCTTGATGGGCTCCAAGCCATGGGCATCACCTGCCTGTATCTCACGCCGATCTTCAGCTCAGCCGCCAACCATCGTTACCACGCCTACGACTACTTCGAGGTGGATCCCCTGCTGGGGGGCAATGCAGCACTCACGGACCTGATCGATGCCGTGCATCGGCGCGGCATGAGGTTGGTTCTGGATGGGGTGTTCAACCACTGCGGCCGCGGCTTTTGGGCCTTTCATCATGTGGTGGAGAACGGTGCGGATTCGCCATACCGGGATTGGTTCCATCTGCACCGTTGGCCCCTTCAGCCCTATCCCGCCCCTGGCGAGGATTGTGGCTACGACGGCTGGTGGGCCTTGCCGGATCTGCCCAAGTTCAACCATGCCAATCCAGGGGTTCGGGAGCACCTGCTGGCGGTGGGCCGTCACTGGCTTGAGCAGGGGATTGACGGCTGGCGTCTTGACGTCCCTGCCGAGGTGCCGGCCGACTTCTGGGTGGAGTTTCGGCAGATGGTGCGGTCCACCAACCCGGAGGCCTGGATTGTCGGAGAGGTGTGGGGTGATGCGACCACTTGGCTGCAGGGCGAGCACTTCGATGGCGTGATGAATTACCGGCTTGGTTGGAGCAGCATTTGCTGGGCCGCCGGTGAAGCGTTGCGGCGGGACTATCGCAATTCCGATTACCCCCTCGATCCCCTGGATGGGCAGGCTTTATTGACCATTTGGACGAGAACAACACGTTCCTACCGGGAGGTGGTGAACCGGGCCCAGATGAACCTGCTTGACAGCCATGACGTGCCCCGGGCCCTTCACAGCCTCAACAACGACTTGGAGTCCCTGAAGTTGGCCCTGCTGCTTCTCTTTCTCCATCCGGGAGCGCCCTGCATCTACTACGGGACCGAAGCTGCTCTGGCGGGTGGCCCTGAACCGGGCCCCTCCAGCGGTCCTGGACCTGCCTGCCGGGAGGCCTTTCCCTGGGATCTTCCCTGGAGCGCTGATCTACGCCCTTTCATTCATTCCCTCGCAGAACTTCGCTTTGCCCATGGGGTCTTGCGTAGGGACGGTCTGCGCTGGTCAGCCCCAGGGGCGGACGTGCTGGAGGGCGTTGCGGATGGTCTGCGGGTCGTGATTAACCGCAGTCGCTTCAACCCTGTTCCCCTAACCATCGAGCCGGGATGTTCCTGTGTTTGGACGCTGGGAACTATCGACAGCCGAGGTGTTGGACCGCAATCTGCGGCCGTTCTGGGGTCGTATCCCCTCTCCCCTGGTGCCGAGGGGAGCAAGAAAGCCCTTGTCGAGACTTGAACTCGAGACCTCTCCCTTACCAAGGGAGTGCTCTACCGCTGAGCTACAAGGGCATGTGGAGGATGGGCCGGGTTGGATTTGAACCAACGTAGGCAGAGCCAGCGGATTTACAGTCCGCCCCCATTAACCACTCGGGCACCGACCCGAACCACACCGCAAGAACTTACCAGTCGATGTGTCCTCCCCCACGATCTCGATACGATCTGCCGAGCTGAACCGATCGCCAGCCATGCATGTTCTGCTGTTGAACGGTCCGAATCTGAACTTGCTGGGCCAGCGTGAGCCTGGGATCTATGGCCATTCCTCTCTGACGGATATCGAAGCGGCGCTGACCCGAGAGGCGGAGCAGGAATCCGTGCAGCTGGACTGCTTTCAAAGCAATTTCGAAGGTGCCTTGGTGGATCGGATTCACCAGGCCGTGGGCCGATGCGATGGAATCTTGATCAACGCCGGGGCTTACACCCACACGTCCATCGCCATCCGTGATGCCTTGGCTGGTGTCGCGATCCCCTATGTGGAACTGCATCTCAGCAACACCCATGCCCGGGAAAACTTCCGCCATCACTCGTTTCTGGCTGAGCGCGCTGTGGGTGTGATCTGCGGTTTCGGACCCGCCAGTTACAGCCTTGCCCTGAACGGATTGCTCAGCCACCTGCGCCGGAACGCGTGACCACCACTGTTCCAGCAAAAGCTGTTCCCTCCAAGACAGTGGCGTCGATCCGCTGGTTGGCTGCGCCCACCAGCTGGAGCTGGGTGGAGCAGGCCAACGCCAGGCCGATGGAGGTGCTGATCGATCACGCCCACTGCGAACGCAAGGCTGCCGGGGCTGCTGTGCAGATGATGTTCCGCTACCTCTGCGAACCGGGTCTGGGTGAAGCCCTCAGCCCTCTGGCGCGGGAAGAGCTGGAGCACTTTGAGCAGGTGCTGGCGTTGATCAAGGCCCGGGGGCGCTACCTGGAACCGCTGCCTTCCCCGGGCTATGGCGCTGATCTAGCCCGGCAGATCCGTAAAGGTGAGCCGCAGAGAATGCTCGACTCCTTTCTGGTGGCGGGTCTGATCGAAGCCCGTAGCCATGAGCGCATGGCCCTGCTGGCGGAGCACAGCCCGGATCCTCAGTTGAGGGAGCTTTACAGCGAGCTCTTGGCGAGTGAAGCCCGCCATTTCGGCCTGTATTGGGTGTTGTGTGAGCAGCGCTATCCGCGGGAGCTGATCGTTGAGAGACTCGAAGTGCTGGCCCTCGCCGAAGTGAAAGCGCTGGAAGGGGAGTTGGCACGCCCTGAAGACGTGCGGATGCATTCCTGTGGTGTGGATGGCACACAGATCAGCAGTCAGATCAGCTGAGCCGCCTCCTGCAAGGCTTCCAGCCTGGATGGCCGAAGCACCCCCTCCACGCCAAATTGCCGCAGCCTTTGTTCGAGGGTGTCGTTGGCTCCGGCGATGAACAGAATGCGGCCCGCCGATCGTGCTTCCTCCACCATGCGTTCGATGGCCAGGGTTGCGGTGACACCGATGCGGGGCACATCAGTGAGGTCAAGGATCAGGACCCTGTAACTCTGGATCAATCCCATTCGGGCACTGATGCCTTTGGCGGCGCCAAAACTCAGAGGGCCGCGAAGACGAAACAGCATCAAGGCCTTGCCGCAGCGCAGGATCAGGGCTTCCTCCTCCGGGGAAAGATTGGCGTGAAGTGCATCGCTGGCATCGGAGGGGTTGTCCTCTTCCATCCCTTCCAGTTGGGACCGCGTGATCGCATCAACGGTCAACAGGTTGGCCACGAACATCCCCACCAAAACGCCCCAGATCAGATCCCAGAACACCGTCATCAACAGCACGGCGTACATCAGCGCAGCTGTTTTCGCCGACAGGCGATGGGCGCGGAGCAGAAAGCCCCAATCGATGATGTCGAGGCCGACTTTGATCAGGATTCCCGCCAACAGCGCCGTGGGGATCTGTGCCGCAAGGGGGCCTGCCCCCAGCAGTACAAGCAGCAGCACCAGGGAATGGGTCATGCCCGACCAGGGCGTCTGACCACCGGATTTGATGTTGATCACTGTTCGCATCGTGGCTCCGGCACCGGGAAGGCCTGAGAGAAACCCGGCCGCAGTGTTGGCGATGCCCTGGCCGATCAGCTCACGGTTGGAGTCGTGGTTGGTCTGGGTGATGTTGTCGGCCACCAGGGAGGTGAGCAACGAGTCGATCGCCCCGAGCAGGGCGAGAACCATGCCGGCTTTCACCAGCTCTGGCAGGTGCTGACTGAAATCGGGAACCACCAGTTGCAAGCCCCCCTCCGGGATGGCTCCGATCCGGGCGATGGGTTCAAGGCCCAGCTCCAGCAGTCGGTTGTCGTTGAACAGCAGCAGCGACAACGGCGTCACAATCAGCAGCGCCAGCAGAGGCGTTGGCACCCATTGGCGTATCCGCAGGGGGGTCAAAAACACCACGGCGAGTGTCATCAATCCAACTGCGAGCGCAGCTGGATTCCAGCTGGGGGCCTCGATCAGCGAACTCAGGGACGCAACCACGCCGCCCCCGGTGCTCACCCCGATGAAGGGTCCAAGTTGCAGCACAAGGATGATGAAACCGATCCCCGACATGAAGCCGGAGACCACCGAGTAGGGCACCAGGGTGATGAAGCGCCCCAGCCGCAGCACCCCGAGCAGGGTTTCGAACACACCACCGATCACCACAGCGGCCATCACCAACGGCAGCATCTCGCCGGCATCGAGATCACGACCGATGCCGATGGCGGCCAGGCTGGAGACGATCCCTGCCACGGTGACGCTCATGGGTCCGGTGGGTCCGCTCACCTGGGCGGGAGTTCCCCCGAGCAAGGCCGCCAGGAATCCGGTCACGATGGCGCCATACAGGCCGTAAATGGCGCCGCCTGGTCCCAGGGCGGCATTGCCGAAGGCCAGGGCAAGTGGCAGCGCAACCACGGCGGCCGTCAATCCTCCGAGAAGGTCGCCTCGGATGTTGCGTTGATGCAGGCCGTGAATCAGTGCCATCTCAGTTCAGACCACTCCAGCGGCTCAGGGCTTCCAGGGACTGAACTCCCACTTTTCGGCGCCCATCGGGGAGAACCCAGGTGGGATAAGCCCTGATCTTTGCGGCGTTGCAGGCTTCGGCTTGCTCCGGCAGCTGCTTCGGCTTGCGGCATTCCACATAGGTCAGGTTCGCTCCGGCCTGTTTGCCGAACAGGTTCATCTGCTTGAAACAGGCCGGGCAGGTCCAGGCGCCATAAAACTTGACCCCAATCGCCTTCAGATGCTTCGTCAGTTCGAGGGCTTGGGGACTTGAGTCGTGCAGGGGCTCTCCGATCGTGCGGGCCGAGGGAGCGGCCGAACCAGGTGGGCCACCAACAGCTCCGCCAGCTGCGACCAGCACGGATGTCAGCAGGGATGAAGCCATGCTCCTCATGCTGATGCAGTGGTTGGTCTGAAGCTAGGTCGCATTAAGGCGTTCGGGCTTCCCTCCATGCGGAAGCAACAACGCAAGCCCTGTTGCGGTGAAACTGGGACCACCACTGGACGGGTATGGCAGGCAGCGGATACAAGGATTATTTCCAGGTGCTCGGTGTTGATCGCAGCGCCGATGCCAACACCATCAAGAAAGCCTTTCGCAGCCTGGCCCGCCAATACCACCCTGACGTCAACCCCGGTGATGCCCAGGCTGAAGCGCGGTTCAAAGAGATCAGTGAGGCCTACGAAGTGCTC
This region includes:
- a CDS encoding tRNA-(ms[2]io[6]A)-hydroxylase — encoded protein: MTTTVPAKAVPSKTVASIRWLAAPTSWSWVEQANARPMEVLIDHAHCERKAAGAAVQMMFRYLCEPGLGEALSPLAREELEHFEQVLALIKARGRYLEPLPSPGYGADLARQIRKGEPQRMLDSFLVAGLIEARSHERMALLAEHSPDPQLRELYSELLASEARHFGLYWVLCEQRYPRELIVERLEVLALAEVKALEGELARPEDVRMHSCGVDGTQISSQIS
- a CDS encoding SulP family inorganic anion transporter, whose protein sequence is MALIHGLHQRNIRGDLLGGLTAAVVALPLALAFGNAALGPGGAIYGLYGAIVTGFLAALLGGTPAQVSGPTGPMSVTVAGIVSSLAAIGIGRDLDAGEMLPLVMAAVVIGGVFETLLGVLRLGRFITLVPYSVVSGFMSGIGFIILVLQLGPFIGVSTGGGVVASLSSLIEAPSWNPAALAVGLMTLAVVFLTPLRIRQWVPTPLLALLIVTPLSLLLFNDNRLLELGLEPIARIGAIPEGGLQLVVPDFSQHLPELVKAGMVLALLGAIDSLLTSLVADNITQTNHDSNRELIGQGIANTAAGFLSGLPGAGATMRTVINIKSGGQTPWSGMTHSLVLLLVLLGAGPLAAQIPTALLAGILIKVGLDIIDWGFLLRAHRLSAKTAALMYAVLLMTVFWDLIWGVLVGMFVANLLTVDAITRSQLEGMEEDNPSDASDALHANLSPEEEALILRCGKALMLFRLRGPLSFGAAKGISARMGLIQSYRVLILDLTDVPRIGVTATLAIERMVEEARSAGRILFIAGANDTLEQRLRQFGVEGVLRPSRLEALQEAAQLI
- the aroQ gene encoding type II 3-dehydroquinate dehydratase gives rise to the protein MHVLLLNGPNLNLLGQREPGIYGHSSLTDIEAALTREAEQESVQLDCFQSNFEGALVDRIHQAVGRCDGILINAGAYTHTSIAIRDALAGVAIPYVELHLSNTHARENFRHHSFLAERAVGVICGFGPASYSLALNGLLSHLRRNA
- a CDS encoding glycoside hydrolase family 13 protein, yielding MAATTPFRDPPVWVADAVIYQIFPDRFRRSGRVAAQRHLALKPWGADPREEGFQGGDLYGVIDALDGLQAMGITCLYLTPIFSSAANHRYHAYDYFEVDPLLGGNAALTDLIDAVHRRGMRLVLDGVFNHCGRGFWAFHHVVENGADSPYRDWFHLHRWPLQPYPAPGEDCGYDGWWALPDLPKFNHANPGVREHLLAVGRHWLEQGIDGWRLDVPAEVPADFWVEFRQMVRSTNPEAWIVGEVWGDATTWLQGEHFDGVMNYRLGWSSICWAAGEALRRDYRNSDYPLDPLDGQALLTIWTRTTRSYREVVNRAQMNLLDSHDVPRALHSLNNDLESLKLALLLLFLHPGAPCIYYGTEAALAGGPEPGPSSGPGPACREAFPWDLPWSADLRPFIHSLAELRFAHGVLRRDGLRWSAPGADVLEGVADGLRVVINRSRFNPVPLTIEPGCSCVWTLGTIDSRGVGPQSAAVLGSYPLSPGAEGSKKALVET
- the glpK gene encoding glycerol kinase GlpK produces the protein MAEQPLLLALDQGTSSSRAALFSSSGDLVVSASAPLPISYPADGWVEQDPMAIWTSQRQALVQLDSKLSEGQRKAVVSCGITNQRETTVLWRRSSGLPCGPALVWQDGRTAAICEAWKQQGLEQEWCRRTGLLLDPYFSASKIRWMLDHYDDAQAAAASDDLCFGTVESWLLWQLTGGQRHGSDMSNASRTLLMDLEQQHWVDDFREPTGLPASALPELLPCRGEFGRMAADLPFAGLPIQAMLGDQQAATLGQLCLQPGEGKCTYGTGAFLVINTGNIIRRSDAGLLSTLGWTDAAGTPSFCLEGSLFNAGTVIQWLRDGLQIIDQAPQVNELARSVPDSGGVMLVPAFTGWGTPHWDPQARGVLVGLTRDSGRGHIARAALEGIALSVATLVELAEQALGTGLGELAVDGGAAASDPLLQAQADCTGLTVRRPASLESTARGVALFAGLQAGVISDLEQLATARRDGAELFQPQMDASQRDRWRTRWQDAVSRSLGWHG